The Opisthocomus hoazin isolate bOpiHoa1 chromosome 30, bOpiHoa1.hap1, whole genome shotgun sequence genome has a window encoding:
- the LOC104326417 gene encoding uncharacterized protein LOC104326417 has product MTYSSGRESYFNLNSTWYDPSGSWLDTRRTPFCYGYNTCSSGCEGEGVEGMRGHNYRHYGYRQPVCSERCHGYAASDSCHGGGGSSCARRPTYSYGSSGGCNSYGRSVCSERCHGSSGSCSGGGSSCVRRPTYSYGSSGGCNSYGRSVCSERCHGSSGSCSGGGSSCVRRPTYSYGSSGGCHSYGRSVCSETCHGSGYQGGKPCYSKPRQQIPQCCPVQTCPPPVQSCPPPVQTCPPPVQQGCVPVTKCIPSQQQKQVCKVPAQKIK; this is encoded by the coding sequence ATGACATACTCTTCTGGAAGAGAATCATACTTCAACTTGAATTCAACCTGGTATGATCCTTCGGGGTCCTGGCTGGACACCCGGCGCACACCCTTCTGCTACGGCTACAACACCTGCTCCTCGGGGTGTGAAGGCGAAGGTGTTGAAGGCATGAGAGGGCACAACTACCGGCATTACGGTTATCGGCAGCCAGTCTGCTCCGAGAGATGCCATGGCTATGCTGCATCTGACTCATGCCATGGAGGCGGGGGCTCAAGCTGTGCCAGGAGGCCCACGTACAGCTATGGGTCATCAGGAGGATGCAACAGCTACGGGAGGTCGGTCTGCTCCGAGAGATGCCATGGGTCCTCAGGTTCATGCTCCGGAGGTGGTTCGAGCTGTGTCAGGAGACCAACATACAGCTATGGGTCATCAGGAGGATGCAACAGCTATGGGAGGTCAGTCTGCTCTGAGAGATGCCATGGGTCCTCAGGTTCTTGCTCTGGAGGTGGTTCAAGCTGTGTCAGGAGACCAACATACAGCTATGGATCATCAGGGGGATGCCACAGCTACGGGAGGTCGGTCTGCTCCGAGACGTGCCACGGATCAGGGTACCAGGGGGGCAAGCCGTGCTACAGCAAGCCAAGACAGCAAATCCCACAGTGCTGCCCGGTCCAGACCTGTCCCCCTCCAGTGCAGAGCTGTCCCCCTCCGGTGCAGACCTGTCCCCCTCCAGTGCAGCAAGGCTGCGTGCCCGTGACAAAGTGCATCCCaagccagcagcagaagcaggtctGCAAAGTGCCAGCCCAGAAGATAAAGTAG